The Lysinibacillus pakistanensis genome includes a window with the following:
- the pstC gene encoding phosphate ABC transporter permease subunit PstC, which produces MVSQKENKTSSVQQLIANSRNHKTKKIVEKAMPALLFSAALISILTTFGIVFTLIFETFEFFKRVSITDFLFGTQWLPFSGKEPLFGILPLIAGTMKVTLIAVVVAVPFGIASAIYLSEYASEKTRRTVKPILEVLAGVPTIVYGFFALTFVTPLLQEIVPGLKLFNALSPGIVVGIMILPMITSLSEDAMSSVPNSMREGALALGATKFEVAIKVVLPAALSGIIASVVLAISRAIGETMIVSLAGGSTPKFDLDVTDSIQTMTAYIVQVSTGDAGYGTTIYYSIYSVGFTLFIFTLVMNLLAHYISKRFREVY; this is translated from the coding sequence ATGGTTTCTCAAAAGGAAAATAAGACATCATCTGTGCAGCAATTAATTGCAAATTCGCGCAATCATAAAACAAAGAAAATAGTGGAAAAAGCGATGCCAGCTCTATTATTTTCTGCAGCCCTTATTTCTATATTGACAACGTTTGGCATTGTTTTCACCCTTATTTTTGAAACGTTTGAATTCTTTAAACGTGTTTCGATTACGGATTTCCTTTTTGGTACACAGTGGTTACCATTTTCAGGGAAGGAACCGTTATTTGGGATACTACCATTAATTGCTGGAACGATGAAAGTTACATTAATAGCAGTAGTTGTAGCAGTACCATTTGGCATTGCTTCGGCTATTTACTTAAGTGAATATGCGAGTGAAAAAACTAGACGTACAGTGAAGCCTATTTTAGAGGTATTAGCAGGAGTACCAACAATTGTTTACGGCTTCTTTGCTCTAACATTTGTAACACCTTTATTACAAGAAATTGTACCAGGCCTTAAACTTTTTAATGCCCTAAGTCCTGGGATAGTTGTAGGAATTATGATTTTACCAATGATAACATCTCTATCAGAAGATGCAATGTCCTCTGTTCCAAATAGCATGCGAGAAGGTGCATTGGCTCTTGGGGCAACTAAGTTTGAGGTTGCCATTAAAGTTGTATTACCTGCAGCATTATCAGGAATTATCGCTTCAGTTGTTCTGGCTATTTCCCGGGCAATTGGTGAGACTATGATTGTATCGCTTGCTGGTGGTTCAACACCAAAATTTGATTTAGATGTGACTGACTCCATTCAAACCATGACTGCTTATATTGTACAAGTTTCTACTGGTGATGCTGGTTATGGTACAACTATTTATTACTCTATTTATTCTGTTGGATTCACATTATTCATTTTTACATTAGTGATGAATTTATTAGCTCACTATATTTCGAAACGCTTCAGGGAGGTTTACTAG
- a CDS encoding PstS family phosphate ABC transporter substrate-binding protein yields the protein MKKWKYLTMTAVMGSALMLGACGSDSAQNGNNAETKTPASSEQDTADKKLQGAVAGDGSSTVAPIIEAVVEEYAGTQPDVKVSVGVSGTGGGFEKFIAGETDFSNASRNIKDEEKAKLEEAGIAFTELALAYDGLSVVVNPENDWAKDLTVEQLKKIWIEDGTEKKWSDIDPSWPNEKIVFYSPGTDSGTYDYFDEVILDGADLVSAATLSEDDNMLVQGVAGDKNAIGFFGYAYYLENKDKLSIVKVNGVEPTNETIEAGEYSPLSRPLFTYVKNSAMKDNEAAYDFIKFTLENAGDMAEAVGYVRLPEDKYAEGLKTLEGLK from the coding sequence ATGAAAAAGTGGAAGTACTTAACGATGACAGCGGTAATGGGTTCAGCTTTAATGCTTGGTGCATGTGGCAGTGACTCTGCGCAAAATGGTAACAATGCAGAAACAAAAACACCAGCAAGCTCAGAACAAGACACTGCTGACAAAAAACTGCAAGGGGCTGTAGCTGGGGATGGCTCATCAACAGTAGCACCTATTATTGAAGCAGTTGTTGAAGAGTATGCAGGAACTCAACCAGATGTCAAAGTATCGGTAGGTGTTTCTGGTACTGGTGGTGGCTTTGAAAAATTCATCGCAGGTGAGACAGACTTTTCTAACGCATCTCGTAATATAAAAGATGAAGAGAAAGCAAAACTTGAAGAAGCAGGAATTGCTTTTACTGAGTTAGCTTTAGCATATGACGGCTTATCAGTAGTAGTGAACCCAGAAAATGATTGGGCAAAAGATTTAACGGTAGAGCAATTAAAGAAAATTTGGATTGAAGACGGTACTGAGAAAAAATGGTCTGATATCGATCCATCTTGGCCAAATGAAAAAATCGTATTCTATTCACCAGGTACTGACTCAGGTACGTATGATTACTTTGATGAAGTAATTTTAGATGGTGCTGATTTAGTAAGTGCTGCTACATTATCTGAGGATGACAACATGCTAGTTCAAGGTGTTGCTGGTGACAAAAATGCAATTGGCTTCTTCGGCTATGCTTACTACTTAGAAAATAAAGATAAATTAAGCATTGTGAAGGTAAATGGCGTTGAGCCAACAAATGAAACAATCGAAGCAGGTGAGTATTCACCACTTTCACGTCCACTATTCACATATGTAAAAAATAGTGCAATGAAAGATAACGAAGCAGCATATGATTTCATCAAATTTACACTTGAAAATGCAGGCGATATGGCAGAGGCAGTTGGTTATGTCCGTCTACCTGAAGACAAATATGCTGAAGGCTTAAAAACATTAGAAGGCTTAAAATAA